One Candidatus Zixiibacteriota bacterium DNA window includes the following coding sequences:
- a CDS encoding protein kinase, whose protein sequence is MTQTAPAKSPTQRIGEYDILRKIGEGGLAEIFLARQRSLNRLIAIKVLKNKISADDELVRRFEREATTLARMNHPNIVHVIDRGEDNGRLFFAMEYIEGTDFKQILQHSNWPIEKKLEIVVQVLKGLDYAHKNGVIHRDIKPANILIDRDDNALVADFGIAQLLGHDTSERTESGIIMGTYSYMSPEQRENSATVDQTTDIYAVGVMLYEILTGRKPEGRFKLPSELNPQAPQGCDHIVQKALQQDRRDRYQKAVEMKDELLAVMYRKSDNVATDPPTTKIKNFVGNCAFLETLKEGLYSSSYLVEDRLTRALFVIKKQNKPDIGLREAKLLSNLSHQNILRIHGAGADDAKLVIVMDYAQGGSLADRLVKPLEWREARKLMLQIAHGMDFAHKNNIVHGNLKPANLLFDRDENLRIADFALMPNVEKNAVNWYQAPERRRSKQADIYSAGIIFYQLLTNRIPTFDTHGKFMWIDSNRETGEFQRGLIESMIKTAPSDRCKSFAEVIELLNSEQSTAAAEAPEDSGIFDRDLLRLLLWGGLFLAGLIFVVLIVSGIIRF, encoded by the coding sequence ATGACCCAAACGGCCCCGGCAAAATCGCCGACCCAACGGATCGGCGAATACGATATTCTCCGCAAGATCGGCGAAGGCGGTCTGGCGGAAATCTTCCTCGCCCGCCAGCGCTCGCTCAACCGCCTGATCGCGATCAAAGTCCTCAAGAACAAGATTTCTGCCGATGACGAACTCGTGCGCCGCTTCGAACGCGAAGCCACCACGCTGGCGCGCATGAACCACCCCAATATCGTCCATGTCATCGACCGCGGCGAGGACAACGGCCGCCTCTTCTTCGCGATGGAGTACATCGAAGGCACCGACTTCAAGCAAATTCTCCAGCACTCCAACTGGCCGATCGAAAAGAAACTGGAGATCGTGGTGCAGGTGCTCAAAGGGCTCGACTACGCCCACAAAAACGGCGTCATCCACCGCGACATCAAACCCGCCAATATCTTGATCGACAGAGACGACAATGCGCTCGTCGCCGACTTCGGCATCGCCCAACTCCTCGGGCACGATACTTCCGAACGCACCGAATCCGGCATCATCATGGGCACCTACTCCTACATGTCGCCCGAACAGCGCGAAAACTCCGCCACCGTCGATCAGACTACCGACATCTACGCCGTCGGCGTCATGCTCTACGAAATCCTGACCGGCCGCAAACCGGAAGGCCGATTTAAACTTCCCTCCGAACTAAACCCGCAGGCGCCGCAAGGTTGCGATCACATCGTCCAGAAGGCCCTCCAGCAGGACCGCCGCGATCGCTACCAGAAGGCGGTCGAGATGAAAGACGAGCTGCTGGCCGTCATGTACCGCAAGTCCGACAACGTCGCCACCGATCCCCCCACGACTAAGATCAAGAATTTCGTCGGCAATTGCGCGTTTCTGGAGACGCTCAAGGAGGGACTCTACAGCTCATCCTATCTCGTTGAGGACCGCCTGACGCGCGCTCTCTTCGTCATCAAGAAACAGAACAAGCCCGATATCGGCCTGCGCGAGGCCAAACTGCTTTCCAATCTCAGCCACCAAAACATCCTGCGCATCCACGGCGCCGGCGCGGATGACGCCAAACTGGTCATCGTCATGGATTACGCGCAGGGCGGCTCGCTTGCTGACCGGCTGGTCAAGCCCCTCGAGTGGCGCGAGGCGCGTAAGCTGATGCTGCAGATCGCTCACGGCATGGACTTCGCCCACAAGAACAATATCGTCCATGGCAACCTCAAACCGGCCAATCTCCTCTTCGACCGCGACGAGAACCTGCGCATTGCCGATTTCGCGCTGATGCCCAATGTCGAGAAGAATGCCGTCAACTGGTACCAAGCGCCCGAGCGCCGCAGAAGCAAACAGGCCGACATCTACTCCGCCGGCATCATTTTCTACCAGTTGCTCACCAATCGCATCCCCACCTTCGACACTCACGGCAAATTCATGTGGATCGACTCCAACCGCGAAACCGGCGAATTCCAGCGCGGCCTGATCGAAAGCATGATCAAAACCGCCCCCTCCGATCGCTGTAAGTCGTTCGCCGAGGTGATCGAGCTGCTCAACAGCGAACAATCCACCGCCGCCGCCGAAGCGCCGGAGGACTCCGGTATCTTCGACCGCGACCTGCTGCGCCTGCTGCTCTGGGGCGGCCTCTTCCTCGCCGGCCTGATCTTCGTCGTGCTCATCGTCAGCGGCATCATCCGGTTCTAA
- a CDS encoding T9SS type A sorting domain-containing protein, producing MRQVAATLALTLLALLPPVASASEVTVTVAIVQTPIGAAGSVGVFCTSDVPLAGIRVPLILDDPDILIDSVSFANSIAGPQFVRNSQLSNSNRRGFTDILPDVNFLALIQPNDDELFRIHYRVRPDATPGFVPIDTFRTRHQLNEIVWFDQLEASDDEGLMILPDFLWGGIHIADVPTDAADESVVLPGKFVLQQNHPNPFNPATTIPFSIPTPAALSLEVFDITGRVVWRGAAGNLSAGDHEIAFDGTSLPSGVYFYRLNTPFGSLTRKMTLVK from the coding sequence ATGCGTCAAGTTGCAGCGACCCTGGCTCTGACTCTGCTGGCACTCCTTCCACCGGTGGCTTCGGCGAGCGAGGTCACAGTCACCGTGGCCATTGTCCAGACTCCGATCGGCGCTGCCGGCTCGGTCGGTGTCTTCTGCACTTCCGACGTCCCGCTTGCCGGAATTCGCGTTCCCCTCATCCTTGACGACCCGGATATTCTCATCGACTCCGTCTCTTTCGCCAACAGCATCGCCGGCCCGCAGTTCGTTCGCAATTCGCAACTCTCCAACTCTAACCGCCGCGGTTTCACCGACATCTTGCCCGACGTCAACTTCCTCGCGCTGATCCAGCCCAATGATGATGAATTATTCCGCATCCACTACCGTGTGCGGCCCGATGCAACTCCCGGATTTGTCCCGATCGACACCTTCCGCACCCGCCACCAACTGAACGAAATCGTCTGGTTCGACCAACTGGAGGCCTCGGATGACGAAGGCCTCATGATCCTCCCCGACTTTCTCTGGGGCGGCATTCACATCGCTGATGTCCCCACCGATGCGGCCGACGAGTCGGTCGTCCTTCCGGGGAAGTTCGTATTGCAACAGAATCATCCCAATCCCTTCAATCCCGCCACTACGATTCCGTTCTCAATCCCCACACCGGCCGCGCTCTCGCTCGAAGTCTTTGACATCACTGGCCGTGTCGTTTGGCGAGGTGCCGCCGGGAATCTCTCTGCCGGTGATCACGAGATCGCTTTCGATGGCACATCCCTCCCTTCCGGTGTCTACTTCTATCGCTTGAACACGCCGTTCGGCAGCCTGACCCGTAAGATGACCTTGGTCAAATAG